Proteins encoded within one genomic window of Polaribacter sp. NJDZ03:
- a CDS encoding M48 family metallopeptidase translates to MKKIAVLVLTVLLFVECSTVPITGRSRVNFVSDAQVLPTSFAQYSTFLEENKLSTNTAMSNQIKNVGKNIAAAVDRFMRANNMSSEADSYRWEFNLVDDKTVNAWCMPGGKVVFYTGIMPICANENGVAAVMGHEVAHAFAKHGQERMSQGQLQQLGGVAVALGTSGKSEESQQLWNTAFGVTTGLGMLKYSRVHEQEADRLGLVFMIMAGYDGTEAAEVWVRMSNLSNGSSQPEILSTHPSNESRIQDLRNYLPTAKKYAAEYNAK, encoded by the coding sequence ATGAAAAAAATAGCAGTTTTAGTTTTAACAGTTTTACTTTTTGTAGAATGTAGTACCGTACCAATTACGGGGAGAAGTCGTGTTAACTTTGTAAGTGATGCGCAAGTGTTACCTACTAGTTTTGCACAATACAGTACTTTTTTAGAAGAAAATAAATTATCTACAAATACTGCAATGTCTAACCAAATTAAAAATGTTGGTAAAAATATTGCTGCAGCAGTAGATCGTTTTATGCGAGCAAATAATATGAGCTCAGAAGCAGATTCTTATAGATGGGAATTTAATTTAGTAGATGATAAAACTGTAAATGCTTGGTGTATGCCAGGAGGGAAAGTTGTTTTTTATACGGGTATTATGCCAATTTGTGCAAATGAAAACGGAGTTGCAGCAGTAATGGGGCATGAGGTTGCGCATGCTTTTGCAAAACACGGACAAGAAAGAATGTCTCAAGGACAATTACAACAATTAGGTGGTGTTGCCGTAGCATTGGGTACTTCTGGTAAAAGTGAAGAATCTCAACAATTATGGAATACTGCATTTGGTGTTACTACTGGTTTAGGAATGTTAAAATACAGTAGAGTTCATGAACAAGAAGCAGACAGATTAGGTTTGGTTTTTATGATTATGGCAGGTTATGATGGTACAGAAGCTGCTGAGGTTTGGGTAAGAATGAGTAATTTATCTAACGGAAGTTCTCAACCAGAAATTTTAAGTACACACCCTTCTAATGAGTCTAGAATACAAGATTTAAGAAATTATTTACCAACGGCTAAAAAATATGCTGCAGAGTATAATGCCAAGTAA
- a CDS encoding DinB family protein: MEKEAIADLLEEKYTDLFKWLEKEPNDNWEKGPDGKWTVGQQIQHLVDSLQLLNNALSYPRFFLKYKFGLCNRKPRNYKTIVNKYHQKLLENNDKTKAYNQKVKKPLLKDRERLLTRLQIQSKKLQYKIKKISDVNLDTLVLPHPLMGKMTIREIIMWTAYHTEHHTETLIMTYSEEFYC; this comes from the coding sequence ATGGAAAAAGAGGCAATTGCAGATTTATTAGAAGAAAAATACACCGATTTATTTAAATGGTTAGAAAAGGAACCCAATGATAACTGGGAAAAAGGACCTGATGGTAAATGGACCGTTGGCCAGCAAATACAGCATTTAGTAGACAGTTTACAACTTTTAAACAATGCCTTAAGTTATCCTCGATTTTTTTTAAAATATAAATTTGGATTGTGTAATAGAAAGCCTAGAAATTATAAAACGATTGTAAATAAGTACCATCAAAAATTACTAGAAAATAACGATAAAACTAAAGCATATAACCAAAAGGTAAAAAAGCCATTATTAAAAGATAGAGAACGTCTATTAACTAGACTACAAATACAGAGTAAAAAACTACAATATAAAATTAAAAAAATTAGTGATGTTAATTTAGACACATTGGTACTTCCGCATCCTTTAATGGGAAAAATGACGATTAGAGAAATTATTATGTGGACGGCATATCACACAGAACATCATACAGAAACATTAATAATGACTTATAGTGAAGAGTTTTATTGCTAA
- a CDS encoding T9SS type A sorting domain-containing protein, which translates to MIKESLLIILVLFVFEAYSQQTKRTLLNSTISTVGSNSVQSISKNKIRYQIAQSIGQSSIIGTKSTSKINVQQGFLNNSKIFNINNSNLDIIDESLRLVISPNPFIEFITLNFSKETKHKIHIRIYDINRKIIFTKEYTPTDNLLIPLKHYSIGTYIIRIQSGTSTFTEKLLKTE; encoded by the coding sequence TTGATTAAAGAATCACTTTTAATAATACTTGTTTTATTTGTATTTGAAGCTTATTCTCAACAGACAAAACGAACTCTTTTAAATTCTACAATATCTACTGTAGGTAGCAATTCTGTACAATCTATTTCTAAAAATAAAATAAGGTACCAAATTGCGCAAAGCATTGGTCAATCTAGTATTATTGGCACAAAAAGTACTAGTAAAATAAATGTTCAACAAGGGTTTTTAAATAATAGTAAAATATTTAACATCAATAATTCTAACTTAGATATTATTGATGAATCTCTTAGACTTGTAATTTCTCCAAATCCTTTTATAGAATTTATAACACTTAACTTCTCTAAAGAAACTAAGCATAAAATTCATATACGAATTTATGACATCAATCGTAAAATCATCTTTACAAAAGAATACACCCCTACAGACAATTTACTTATCCCCCTTAAACATTATAGTATAGGAACTTATATTATACGCATACAAAGTGGTACTAGTACATTTACAGAAAAGCTTCTAAAAACAGAATAA
- a CDS encoding MFS transporter, which yields MLKIGDKKLINAWAFYDWANSVYSLVISTAIFPIYYAGLTASEGFANAEGKITFLGTLWNPTTLYNYAMAFSFLVVAFISPMLSGIADYAGNKKKFLKGFCLLGALSVMCLFFFTGKETLWVGILFTILASIGFWGSIVFYNAYLPEVALPEQQDNASAKGFMLGYLGSILLLLLCLVLIETKVFGFYDKQFGSQLSFVLVGLWWLGFAQITYAKLPNEEKKEIPKDNYLAKGIKEIKKVAKELFAYRELKIFLISFFLWSIGVQTIILMAGIFGTILGLETLNLIATILLVQFVGIIGAFLFSRLSNKIGNIKTLKITIAIWGLVCFIGFNLTKDTPNIEMYFYILGALIGLVMGAIQSLARSTYSKMLPKTEDNASYFSFFDVTEKIALVVGMVTFGILNSMISIQSSVLALAVFFLAAFISLSFIKKTKYVK from the coding sequence ATGTTAAAAATTGGAGATAAAAAATTAATCAATGCTTGGGCTTTTTATGATTGGGCAAATTCAGTATATTCTTTAGTAATTAGTACCGCTATTTTTCCTATTTATTATGCAGGCTTAACCGCTTCGGAAGGTTTTGCAAATGCAGAAGGAAAAATTACTTTTTTAGGCACACTTTGGAATCCGACAACCTTGTATAATTATGCAATGGCTTTTTCATTTTTAGTGGTAGCTTTTATTTCGCCAATGCTTTCTGGTATTGCAGATTATGCTGGTAATAAAAAGAAATTTTTAAAAGGTTTTTGTTTATTAGGTGCGCTCTCTGTAATGTGTTTATTCTTTTTTACAGGAAAAGAAACGCTTTGGGTGGGAATCCTTTTTACCATTTTAGCAAGTATTGGTTTCTGGGGAAGTATAGTGTTTTACAACGCCTATTTACCAGAGGTAGCTTTACCAGAACAACAAGACAATGCAAGTGCAAAAGGGTTTATGTTAGGGTATTTGGGCTCTATTTTATTATTGCTTTTGTGCTTAGTTTTAATAGAAACTAAAGTTTTTGGTTTTTATGATAAACAATTTGGCTCACAATTATCTTTTGTCTTAGTAGGTTTGTGGTGGCTTGGTTTTGCACAAATAACCTATGCTAAATTGCCAAACGAAGAGAAAAAAGAAATACCTAAAGATAATTATTTAGCAAAAGGAATAAAAGAAATAAAAAAAGTTGCCAAAGAATTATTTGCATACAGAGAATTAAAAATATTTTTAATTTCATTCTTTTTATGGAGTATCGGCGTGCAGACTATTATTTTAATGGCAGGTATTTTTGGTACTATTTTAGGCTTAGAAACTTTAAACTTAATTGCAACAATTTTATTAGTTCAGTTTGTAGGAATTATAGGAGCTTTTTTATTTTCTAGATTGTCAAATAAAATAGGGAATATAAAAACATTAAAAATTACCATTGCTATTTGGGGATTGGTTTGTTTTATAGGTTTTAACTTAACTAAAGACACTCCGAATATAGAGATGTACTTTTATATTTTAGGAGCCTTAATAGGTTTGGTAATGGGAGCCATACAGTCTTTAGCAAGATCTACATACTCAAAAATGCTACCAAAAACAGAAGACAATGCGTCTTATTTTAGCTTTTTTGATGTGACAGAAAAAATAGCCTTAGTAGTAGGTATGGTTACTTTTGGTATATTAAATTCTATGATATCTATACAATCGAGTGTATTGGCTTTAGCAGTTTTCTTTTTAGCTGCTTTTATTTCTTTAAGTTTTATTAAGAAAACGAAGTATGTAAAATAA
- a CDS encoding TonB-dependent receptor, which produces MKTFIKLLLLVAGFSVNAQNSISGTITDSNNNPLEQVQIYAQELHKGTTTKEDGSYILRNIPKGKIKITFSYLGFRTFYKIIEFNKENITLNIQLQESPFNMDEVVISAPFNKLQSENVMKIESLSAKSIIKSGATSLVEGITNIPGVSQISTGGSIGKPVIRGLSGNRVLVYTQGIRLENQQFGGEHGLGINDAGISNIEVIKGPASLLYGSDALGGVLYLIPEKFAAENSKELNVSHRFFGNTLGTNTSVGAKLSSESWKFLARGTYANHVDYKIPTDERVTNTRFNEKDFKTGIAYSKNNFTSEVRYNFNRSKLGLPEEGVAEQSTSRTLLEPYQAIDNHIISSHNHFFLGDSKIDLDLGYTFNDRQEFEEHHDEHEDEDDHGDEHGEEEHEEAALRMKLKTFSYNAKYHFPKIGNVEILTGVQGLYQTNTNFGEEILIPDATINDFGVFTTAYYSWNRNTLQAGVRYDNRNIETERHEIAHEDEIHVFEAVDKSYNSFTTSLGFKTSITDNFVARINIATGFRAPTLAELSSNGVHHGTNRFEKGNNNLTNEKNTQFDLSLEYKTEHFELFANGFYNLLNDYIFISPTGEVEDGEPVYSYLQEDAKLYGGEFGFHLHPHPLDWLHLESSFETVIGEQDNGDYLPLIPANSWKNTLRTEFDIKKWMQQGYASLTLKSTFSQNNIGPFESYSPSYNLINFGLGGDISLNDITFSTSLSINNLLGTKYINHLSRLKSDEILNQGRNIILGINFSI; this is translated from the coding sequence ATGAAAACATTTATAAAATTGCTGCTTTTAGTAGCAGGGTTTTCTGTGAATGCACAAAACAGCATTTCAGGAACTATTACAGATAGCAACAATAATCCATTGGAGCAAGTACAAATTTATGCACAAGAATTGCATAAAGGAACCACAACCAAAGAAGACGGAAGCTATATTTTAAGAAACATTCCGAAGGGAAAAATAAAAATAACTTTTAGCTATTTAGGGTTTAGAACATTTTATAAAATAATTGAATTTAACAAAGAAAACATAACTCTAAACATTCAATTACAAGAAAGTCCATTTAACATGGATGAAGTTGTAATATCTGCTCCTTTTAATAAATTACAGTCAGAAAATGTAATGAAAATAGAAAGCCTTTCTGCTAAATCTATTATTAAATCTGGCGCGACCTCTCTTGTAGAAGGAATTACAAATATCCCTGGAGTTTCGCAAATATCTACGGGAGGTTCTATAGGAAAACCTGTAATTAGAGGTTTAAGCGGTAATAGAGTTTTAGTCTACACGCAAGGTATTCGTTTAGAAAATCAACAATTTGGTGGTGAACACGGTTTAGGTATTAACGATGCCGGAATAAGTAATATTGAGGTAATAAAAGGACCTGCATCTCTACTTTATGGATCGGATGCACTAGGTGGTGTTTTATATCTAATTCCAGAAAAATTTGCGGCAGAAAACTCTAAAGAACTAAATGTTAGTCATCGTTTTTTTGGTAATACATTAGGAACAAATACATCTGTTGGCGCTAAATTATCTTCAGAAAGCTGGAAATTTTTAGCAAGAGGAACGTATGCAAATCATGTAGATTATAAAATCCCTACGGATGAAAGAGTTACCAACACCCGTTTTAACGAAAAAGATTTTAAAACAGGAATTGCTTATTCTAAAAATAATTTTACATCAGAGGTTCGTTATAATTTTAACCGATCTAAATTAGGCTTGCCAGAAGAAGGTGTTGCAGAACAATCTACCAGTAGAACGCTTTTAGAACCTTATCAAGCAATAGACAATCATATTATAAGCTCTCATAATCATTTCTTTTTGGGCGATTCTAAAATAGATTTAGACTTAGGGTATACTTTTAATGATAGACAAGAATTTGAAGAGCATCATGACGAACATGAAGATGAAGATGACCATGGAGATGAACATGGAGAAGAAGAACATGAAGAAGCTGCTTTAAGAATGAAATTAAAAACATTTAGTTATAATGCTAAATATCATTTTCCTAAAATAGGAAATGTTGAAATTTTAACCGGAGTACAAGGATTATATCAAACAAATACCAACTTTGGAGAAGAGATATTAATTCCGGATGCAACTATAAACGATTTCGGAGTTTTTACCACGGCTTACTATTCTTGGAATAGAAATACATTACAAGCAGGAGTGCGTTATGATAATAGAAATATAGAAACAGAAAGACACGAAATTGCACATGAAGACGAGATTCATGTTTTTGAAGCTGTTGATAAATCTTATAATAGTTTTACAACTTCATTAGGTTTTAAAACCTCTATAACAGACAATTTTGTAGCAAGAATAAATATAGCAACTGGTTTTAGAGCACCAACTTTAGCAGAATTATCTTCTAACGGAGTGCATCATGGTACCAATAGATTTGAAAAAGGAAACAACAATCTTACCAATGAAAAAAATACTCAGTTTGATCTTTCTTTAGAGTATAAAACAGAACATTTTGAGTTGTTTGCAAACGGATTCTATAATTTATTAAACGATTATATTTTTATTTCACCTACAGGGGAAGTTGAAGACGGAGAGCCAGTTTATAGCTACTTACAAGAAGATGCTAAATTATATGGAGGTGAATTTGGATTTCACTTACACCCACATCCTTTAGATTGGTTGCATTTAGAGAGTTCTTTTGAAACCGTAATTGGCGAACAAGATAATGGAGATTACTTACCTTTAATTCCAGCCAATTCTTGGAAAAATACGTTAAGAACTGAATTTGACATAAAAAAATGGATGCAACAAGGTTACGCTTCATTAACTTTAAAAAGTACATTTTCTCAAAATAATATTGGTCCATTTGAAAGCTACTCACCTAGTTATAACCTAATCAATTTTGGTCTTGGTGGAGACATCTCTTTAAATGATATTACCTTTTCTACAAGTTTATCTATTAACAACTTATTAGGCACAAAATATATAAACCATTTGTCTAGATTAAAATCTGATGAAATTTTAAATCAAGGAAGAAATATAATCTTAGGGATTAATTTTAGTATATAA
- a CDS encoding AI-2E family transporter has product MKDTIAPRIIRQIFVLFLILFILILIFRELMPYLSGVLGAVTIFVLLRKAMLFLVNKNWKPNLAAAFLILVSFIGILLPISGILLMLANKVSGVVGNSEEVIKKLKTQMTSLEGKVGYNFTDSIDAAEVSGWITDNLQGFVGSTFNIFISIGLMYFILYFMLVNEKILRKSLYRYLPINEVNLKVIGAEAQSMVRSNTIGIPLVAIAQGIIALIGFLIFDINNPFFWFTIVTVGSMIPFIGTFVGILPVFILTLASGDGFAAWGILIYGIVVVGSTDNIIRLLVLKKLDDVHPLITLIGVIVGVPLFGFIGLIFGPLLISLFLVIVKIYRKEFAENNI; this is encoded by the coding sequence ATGAAAGATACTATTGCACCAAGAATAATAAGACAGATTTTTGTTTTATTTCTTATTTTATTTATTTTGATTTTAATTTTCAGGGAATTAATGCCTTATTTATCAGGTGTTTTAGGAGCTGTAACCATTTTTGTGTTATTAAGAAAAGCGATGCTTTTTTTAGTGAATAAAAACTGGAAACCTAACCTTGCAGCAGCCTTTTTAATACTAGTTTCCTTTATAGGGATACTCTTACCAATTTCTGGTATTTTACTAATGTTGGCTAATAAAGTGAGTGGTGTAGTAGGCAATTCTGAAGAAGTTATAAAAAAATTAAAAACACAAATGACTTCTTTAGAAGGTAAAGTAGGTTATAATTTTACAGACAGTATAGATGCCGCTGAGGTTTCTGGTTGGATAACCGATAACTTACAAGGTTTTGTAGGTAGTACATTTAATATATTTATATCTATTGGGTTAATGTATTTTATACTATACTTTATGTTGGTAAATGAAAAGATATTAAGAAAATCTTTATATAGGTACCTACCAATAAATGAAGTAAATTTAAAAGTAATAGGAGCAGAAGCACAGTCTATGGTTCGTTCTAATACCATAGGAATTCCTTTAGTAGCTATTGCACAAGGTATTATTGCATTAATAGGTTTTCTAATTTTCGATATAAATAACCCATTCTTTTGGTTTACCATTGTTACCGTAGGTTCTATGATTCCTTTTATAGGAACTTTTGTTGGTATTTTACCCGTTTTTATTTTAACGTTAGCTTCTGGAGATGGATTTGCTGCATGGGGAATTTTAATTTATGGAATAGTAGTAGTAGGCTCTACAGATAATATTATAAGGCTTTTGGTTTTAAAAAAATTAGATGATGTACATCCTTTAATTACCTTAATTGGTGTTATTGTTGGGGTACCTTTATTCGGGTTTATTGGTTTAATTTTTGGACCATTATTAATCAGTCTATTTTTAGTGATTGTAAAAATTTATAGAAAAGAATTTGCCGAAAACAATATTTAA
- the ffh gene encoding signal recognition particle protein — MFNNLSDKLDKALHTLKGHGKITEVNVAETLKEVRRALLDADVNFKIAKEFTKRVQTKALGQDVLTTLNPGQLMVKLVKDELTNLMGGETVGVNLGGSPTVILMSGLQGSGKTTFSGKLANFLKDKKSKQVLLVGCDVYRPAAINQLQVVGEQIGVEVYAEVGNNNPVEISLNAIKHAKANGKNVVIIDTAGRLAVDTEMMNEISNIHKAVNPQETLFVVDSMTGQDAVNTAKAFNDILNFDGVVLTKLDGDTRGGAALSIKSVVDKPIKFIGTGEKMDAIDVFHPDRMADRILGMGDVVSLVERAQDQYDEEEARKLQKKIAKNQFGFDDFLSQIQQIKKMGSMKDLVGMIPGAGKAMKDVDIDDDAFKGIEAIIHSMTPEERSTPTTINASRKKRIAKGSGTSVNEVNQLMKQFNQMSKMMKMMQGGGGKKMMQMMQGMK; from the coding sequence ATGTTTAATAATTTAAGCGATAAATTAGATAAAGCTTTACACACCTTAAAAGGTCATGGTAAAATTACAGAGGTTAATGTTGCAGAAACATTAAAAGAAGTTAGAAGAGCATTATTAGATGCCGATGTAAACTTTAAAATAGCCAAAGAATTTACCAAAAGAGTTCAAACCAAAGCATTAGGTCAAGACGTATTAACAACGTTAAACCCAGGGCAATTAATGGTAAAGTTAGTTAAAGATGAACTAACAAACTTAATGGGTGGAGAAACTGTAGGTGTTAATTTAGGGGGTTCGCCAACTGTAATTTTAATGTCTGGTTTACAAGGTTCTGGTAAAACTACTTTTTCAGGAAAATTAGCAAACTTTCTTAAAGATAAAAAATCTAAACAAGTTTTATTAGTTGGTTGTGATGTGTATAGACCTGCAGCAATAAATCAATTACAAGTTGTTGGAGAACAAATTGGTGTAGAGGTTTATGCAGAAGTTGGTAACAATAACCCTGTAGAAATTTCTTTAAACGCTATAAAGCATGCAAAAGCAAACGGTAAAAATGTAGTTATTATTGATACTGCTGGTCGTTTAGCTGTAGATACAGAAATGATGAATGAAATTTCTAACATTCATAAAGCTGTAAATCCACAAGAAACTTTATTTGTGGTAGATTCTATGACAGGGCAAGATGCCGTTAATACAGCAAAAGCCTTTAATGATATCTTAAATTTTGATGGAGTTGTTCTTACAAAATTAGATGGAGATACTCGTGGTGGAGCTGCATTATCTATTAAATCTGTTGTTGATAAGCCAATTAAATTTATTGGTACTGGAGAAAAAATGGATGCAATAGATGTATTCCACCCAGATAGAATGGCAGACAGAATTCTTGGTATGGGAGATGTTGTGTCTTTAGTAGAAAGAGCGCAAGACCAATACGATGAAGAAGAAGCTAGAAAATTACAAAAGAAGATTGCTAAAAATCAATTTGGTTTTGATGACTTTTTAAGTCAAATTCAACAAATCAAAAAAATGGGTAGCATGAAAGATTTAGTAGGTATGATTCCTGGAGCTGGTAAAGCAATGAAAGATGTAGATATTGATGATGATGCTTTTAAAGGTATTGAAGCAATTATTCATTCTATGACACCAGAAGAAAGAAGCACACCAACAACTATAAATGCCAGTAGAAAAAAGAGAATTGCAAAAGGATCTGGAACTTCTGTTAATGAAGTAAACCAATTAATGAAGCAATTTAACCAAATGAGCAAAATGATGAAGATGATGCAAGGTGGCGGCGGCAAAAAGATGATGCAAATGATGCAAGGAATGAAGTAA
- the folD gene encoding bifunctional methylenetetrahydrofolate dehydrogenase/methenyltetrahydrofolate cyclohydrolase FolD yields the protein MILLDGKKTSADIKEEIALEVRDLKSKGADTPHLAAIIVGDDGASITYVNAKVKACELVGFESTLIRLPEDTTEEDLLNEIAILNIDKDIDGFIVQLPLPKHIDEQKILMAIDPDKDVDGFHPTNVGKMALNLPTFISATPFGILELLERYKVETSGKHVVVLGRSHIVGSPMSILLSQKRKVGNATVTMCHSRTKNLKEITLQADIIIAAIGIPEFLKADMVKDHVTVIDVGITRLEDATKKSGFKLVGDVAFDEVAKKSDFITPVPGGVGPMTIAMLLKNTLLACQRKS from the coding sequence ATGATTTTATTAGACGGAAAAAAAACATCCGCAGATATTAAAGAAGAAATTGCTTTAGAAGTAAGAGATTTAAAAAGTAAAGGAGCTGATACGCCACATTTAGCAGCAATAATTGTTGGAGATGATGGTGCAAGTATTACGTATGTAAATGCTAAAGTAAAAGCTTGTGAGCTTGTTGGTTTCGAATCTACTTTAATTAGATTACCAGAAGATACTACCGAAGAAGATTTATTAAATGAAATCGCAATTTTAAATATTGATAAAGACATTGATGGTTTTATAGTACAACTTCCTTTGCCTAAACATATAGATGAACAAAAAATATTAATGGCTATAGATCCTGATAAGGATGTAGACGGATTTCATCCAACGAACGTTGGAAAAATGGCTTTAAACTTACCTACTTTTATCTCTGCAACTCCTTTCGGAATTTTAGAGTTATTAGAAAGATATAAGGTTGAAACTTCTGGAAAACATGTGGTCGTTTTAGGTAGAAGTCATATTGTTGGTAGCCCAATGAGTATTTTATTATCGCAAAAAAGAAAGGTTGGTAATGCAACCGTAACGATGTGCCATAGTAGAACTAAAAACTTAAAAGAAATAACTTTACAAGCAGATATTATTATTGCTGCAATTGGTATTCCAGAGTTTTTAAAAGCAGATATGGTAAAAGACCATGTTACGGTAATAGATGTTGGTATTACTCGTTTAGAAGATGCAACTAAAAAAAGCGGATTTAAATTAGTTGGTGATGTCGCTTTTGATGAAGTTGCTAAAAAATCTGATTTTATTACTCCTGTTCCTGGAGGAGTTGGTCCAATGACTATTGCCATGTTATTAAAAAACACTTTACTAGCTTGCCAAAGAAAAAGCTAA
- the msrB gene encoding peptide-methionine (R)-S-oxide reductase MsrB: MKNIFSLLVVILMISCSSKAQTPSKEKNTYTIEKTNAEWKKELTAKQYYILREAGTERPFSSSFNKNKAKGTYVCAACKTPLYKSEYKYDSGSGWPAFDRAITKNVELDVDYKIGYARTELKCNTCGGHLGHSFDDGPKNTTGKRHCINGDALEFIAN; encoded by the coding sequence ATGAAAAATATATTCTCCTTGCTAGTTGTAATTTTAATGATTAGCTGTAGTAGTAAAGCACAGACTCCATCCAAAGAAAAAAACACATACACTATTGAAAAAACAAATGCTGAATGGAAAAAAGAATTGACAGCTAAACAGTACTATATATTGCGAGAAGCGGGTACAGAAAGACCTTTTTCTAGCTCTTTTAACAAAAACAAAGCAAAAGGAACTTACGTTTGTGCTGCTTGTAAAACACCTCTATATAAATCTGAATACAAATATGATTCTGGTTCTGGTTGGCCTGCATTTGACAGAGCAATAACGAAAAATGTAGAGTTAGATGTAGATTATAAAATAGGGTATGCAAGAACAGAATTAAAATGTAATACATGTGGTGGCCACTTAGGACATTCTTTTGATGATGGCCCAAAAAACACTACTGGAAAACGTCATTGTATTAATGGTGATGCTTTAGAATTTATTGCTAACTAA
- a CDS encoding cupin domain-containing protein: MNKKYTIQKSPFIVPTTDGKVIEEHFGQATDGNAQLSLAHMIAPSGWSEPFQTPEFDEYTYIIKGKKQFIIDGDTVVLSAGESIKIEKNTRVQYSNPFIEPCEYMAICLPAFAVDLVHREEA; encoded by the coding sequence ATGAATAAAAAATATACCATTCAAAAATCACCTTTTATAGTTCCAACTACAGACGGTAAAGTAATAGAAGAACATTTCGGACAAGCAACCGATGGAAATGCTCAACTAAGTTTGGCGCACATGATTGCTCCTTCTGGTTGGAGTGAACCTTTTCAAACACCAGAATTTGATGAATATACTTATATCATTAAAGGAAAAAAACAATTTATTATTGATGGTGACACGGTTGTTTTATCTGCTGGAGAATCTATTAAAATAGAAAAAAATACTAGAGTACAATATTCAAACCCATTTATAGAACCCTGTGAGTATATGGCAATTTGTTTGCCTGCTTTTGCTGTAGATTTGGTACATAGAGAAGAAGCATAA